Part of the Actinomycetota bacterium genome is shown below.
CCTCGAGGGCGCGGGGCTCGTCCAGCCCGACCGCTCGGCCTCCGGCTACCGCAAGTTCTCCGAGGACGACGTCGCCCGGCTGCGGTTCGTGCTCCGCGCCCAGCGCGACCAGTACCTCCCCCTGCGGGTGATCCGCCAGCGCCTGAGCGACCTCGACAAGGTCGGCGGCCTCGACGCGGCAGGTCGCGGCGAGGGTGCCGGGGCCACCGCCGGGGGAGGGGAGCCGGGGTCGACCGGGGTCGCCGGGGCTGGAGGTCGCGGTGCCGGGGCCGCGGATGCCGCTGAGGCGGGCGGAACCGGCGCCGCCGGACCTGGTGCGGCTGGGACCGGTGCCGTCGGGGACGGCGGCGGGGTGGGGTCGTCGGGGCGGGGGGTGGCCGGGGCGTTCGGGGCGGCGCCGCCGTCGGACGCGCAGTTCACCCGGGACGAGCTCTGCCGGGCCGCCGGGGCCAGCGTGGACCAGCTCCTCGAGCTGGAATCGTTCGGCCTGGTCAGCGCCCGCGGCAGCGGCGAGCGGGGCGCCTGGTACGGCGGCGACGACCTGGTCCTGCTGCGGCTGGCCCGCGAGCTCGCCGACTACGGCCTGGAAGCCCGCCACCTGCGCATGTACAAGCTGTTCGCCGAGCGCGAGGCGGCCCTGTTCGAGCAGGTGGTCGCCCCC
Proteins encoded:
- a CDS encoding MerR family transcriptional regulator, whose product is MSIGEVLAILKPEFPDITVSKIRFLEGAGLVQPDRSASGYRKFSEDDVARLRFVLRAQRDQYLPLRVIRQRLSDLDKVGGLDAAGRGEGAGATAGGGEPGSTGVAGAGGRGAGAADAAEAGGTGAAGPGAAGTGAVGDGGGVGSSGRGVAGAFGAAPPSDAQFTRDELCRAAGASVDQLLELESFGLVSARGSGERGAWYGGDDLVLLRLARELADYGLEARHLRMYKLFAEREAALFEQVVAPLVRQRNPEARARARDTIDALAQLGGRMRDLALRSAVHGLAETRDPHR